In Xiphophorus maculatus strain JP 163 A chromosome 18, X_maculatus-5.0-male, whole genome shotgun sequence, a single genomic region encodes these proteins:
- the slc13a5 gene encoding solute carrier family 13 member 5, with the protein MVLRLPVSQFPSRMGFFTFLGSVKSDLILFLTPCALLPLPLVIGTSEAECAYVIILMAVYWCTEVLPLPVTSLLPAVLFPLFGIMQSKDVGMQYLKDTNLLFVGGLLVAVAVEHWNLHKRIALRVLLIVGVRPALLMLGFMGVTAFLSMWISNTATTAMMVPIVQAVLDQLNNSDREVPQIISSDEHVQTSDTDCKPPAQTEKEAEGKGPVVVTFLDDSVEVARHKEAIERRRMGKGMTLCVCYAASIGGTATLTGTGPNLVLMGQMNQLFPENEDVINFASWFGFAFPNMILMLTLAWLWLQFVFMGFNFRKTWGCGAAKTEKEIAAYNVIREQHRQLGTMSFGEISVLSLFVLLVVLWFSRDPGFVRGWATGLNSTAEYVTDATVAIFVAILLFVLPSVPPRFCSRGARSFDITTEQTSTSTPRLLTWTVAQKKVPWGIILLLGGGFALAKGSEVSGLSKWMGNQMTPLQNIPSWGIAIILCLLIATFTECTSNVATATLFLPVLASMSQSIGINPLYVMVPCTLSASFAFMLPVATPPNAIVFSYGHLKVADMAKAGLVMNIIGIVCVTLAINTWGKAMFHLDTFPAWANVTGV; encoded by the exons ATGGTGCTCAGGCTCCCAGTTTCTCAGTTTCCCTCCAGGATGGGTTTCTTCACGTTCCTCGGGTCTGTTAAGAGCGACTTAATCCTCTTTTTAACTCCGTGCGCTCTCCTTCCTCTGCCTTTGGTGATCGGGACATCG GAGGCAGAATGTGCGTATGTGATCATCTTAATGGCGGTGTACTGGTGCACTGAGGTACTTCCACTGCCTGTGACATCACTTCTCCCAGCTGTCCTTTTCCCTTTGTTTGGCATAATGCAGTCTAAAGAT GTGGGCATGCAGTACTTGAAGGACACCAACTTGCTGTTTGTGGGAGGCCTGCTGGTCGCCGTGGCGGTGGAGCACTGGAACTTGCACAAACGCATCGCTTTAAGGGTGCTGCTAATCGTCGGTGTGCGTCCAGCGCT GTTGATGCTGGGATTCATGGGTGTCACTGCGTTCTTGTCGATGTGGATCAGCAACACGGCTACCACGGCTATGATGGTGCCAATTGTCCAAGCAGTGTTGGATCAGCTCAACAACAGTGACAGAGAAGTACCACAGATCATCAGTTCAGACGAGCATGTCCAGACATCAGACACTGACTGCAAGCCACCAGCGCAAACAGAAAAGGAGGCAGAGGGAAAAG GCCCAGTGGTTGTGACTTTCTTAGATGACTCAGTCGAGGTTGCCAGGCACAAGGAGGCCATAGAGAGGCGAAGAATGGGTAAAGGGATGACCTTGTGTGTTTGTTACGCTGCCAGCATCGGAGGCACCGCCACGCTGACAGGAACTGGTCCCAATCTGGTGCTTATGGGACAAATGAACCA GTTGTTTCCTGAAAATGAAGATGTGATTAACTTTGCCTCCTGGTTCGGATTTGCGTTCCCAAATATGATCCTCATGCTGACACTAGCCTGGCTCTGGCTGCAGTTTGTCTTCATGGGGTTCAA TTTCAGGAAAACATGGGGCTGTGGGGCAGCCAAGACAGAAAAGGAGATTGCTGCATATAACGTGATCCGTGAGCAACACCGTCAGCTGGGGACCATGAGTTTCGGAGAGATAAGTGTGTTGAGTCTCTTCGTTTTGCTGGTAGTCCTTTGGTTCTCCAGAGATCCGGGTTTTGTTCGTGGCTGGGCTACAGGTCTAAACTCCACAGCAGA ATATGTGACAGATGCCACAGTAGCGATCTTTGTGGCCATCCTGCTCTTTGTCCTACCCTCTGTACCACCGCGATTCTGTTCACGCGGGGCTCGAAGTTTTGATATAA CCACAGAACAGACCTCTACCTCAACACCCCGACTCCTCACCTGGACAGTTGCCCAAAAGAAGGTGCCATGGGGCATTATACTTCTCCTTGGGGGTGGGTTTGCCCTCGCCAAAGGGAGTGAA GTATCAGGGCTCTCAAAGTGGATGGGGAACCAAATGACTCCTCTGCAGAACATCCCTTCCTGGGGAATAGCTATCATTTTGTGCCTACTGATTGCTACTTTCACAGAGTGCACCAGCAATGTGGCGACTGCGACGCTGTTCCTACCTGTCTTAGCCTCAATG TCTCAGTCCATTGGAATCAACCCGCTGTATGTCATGGTGCCCTGCACTCTGAGCGCCTCGTTCGCCTTCATGCTGCCCGTCGCCACCCCTCCCAACGCCATAGTCTTCTCTTATGGACACCTGAAGGTTGCTGACATG GCTAAGGCTGGGCTAGTTATGAACATTATTGGCATCGTTTGCGTTACACTGGCCATCAACACCTGGGGCAAGGCGATGTTTCACCTGGACACTTTCCCTGCCTGGGCCAACGTCACAGGCGTCTGA
- the LOC102236077 gene encoding alpha-2-antiplasmin-like has protein sequence MDLCLTLLLICLCSLGTTNAEVAEDQSIPLIPLNPSQPIEEGESQGTPEPTTLNETTVTATSDLPSANKTSPDEEKGDSCQAISRRPDTKQTITAAIQRLGVQLLQNLETTPEQPNVIISPLSISLALSQLALGAKNETEELLMYHLHENTVPCYHESLRHVLTQLRNGDVQIATRMFLRQGFKGKQEFVSESLRFYDSEPAIVESLQQINEWVENATEGKMMDFLSSLPPNLLLMLINAVYFKGEWKARFDPNFTSKGVFYLDDLHLVDVDMMDDAKHQLSLLMDSELGAQVARFPFTKDMSLLVIMPESGKVNVSLLSSNLNISNLYERLPKERAVQVKVPKFKLEYSQELQEVLTKLGLGEMFLNPNLGGIADGPLLVSSVMHKSGMEINEDGARAAAATTTIISRASNPIFHLSQPFFFVLMDDVTHIPIFMGVINNPNPGAPVLQRGDVGSKDKVGFPTDKNHMGSFEFNPK, from the exons ATGGACCTCTGCCTGACACTCCTGTTAATTTGTCTCTGCAGTCTAGGAACTACT AATGCTGAAGTGGCAGAAGATCAGTCAATCCCCCTAATTCCTCTAAACCCCAGTCAACCCATAGAA GAAGGTGAAAGCCAGGGGACACCGGAGCCGACAACTCTAAACGAAACAACTGTTACTGCGACGTCCGACCTGCCGTCGGCAAACAAGACGTCGCCAGATGAAGAAAAGGGAGACAGTTGTCAGGCTATCAGCCGAAGACCTGACACCAaacaaactatcactgctgcaATTCAGAGACTGGGGGTGCAGCTCTTACAAAACCTGGAGACGACACCAGAGCAGCCAAATGTCATCATTTCTCCTCTAAGCATATCTCTGGCCCTCTCGCAACTGGCTTTAG GTGCGAAAAACGAGACGGAAGAGCTGCTGATGTATCACCTGCATGAGAACACCGTGCCGTGTTACCACGAGTCTCTGCGACACGTCTTAACGCAGCTGAGAAACGGCGACGTGCAAATTGCCACGCGCATGTTTCTGCGTCAAG ggtTTAAGGGAAAGCAAGAGTTTGTGAGCGAGTCGCTGCGGTTTTACGACTCGGAGCCAGCAATAGTGGAAAGCCTTCAGCAGATAAATGAGTGGGTAGAGAACGCAACAGAGGGGAAAATGATggacttcctgtcttctttgcCACCCAATCTGCTTCTCATGCTCATCAATGCCGTTTACTTCAAAG GGGAATGGAAAGCTCGATTTGACCCGAACTTCACCTCCAAAGGCGTCTTTTACCTTGATGATTTGCACCTGGTGGATGTTGATATGATGGACGATGCCAAACATCAGCTGAGTTTATTAATGGACAGTGAGCTGGGGGCTCAG GTGGCAAGGTTCCCATTCACAAAGGACATGAGTTTGCTGGTTATCATGCCTGAGTCGGGGAAAGTGAACGTGTCTTTACTTTCCTCGAACCTAAATATCTCCAACTTGTATGAACGTCTACCCAAAGAGAGGGCTGTCCAAGTTAAAGTTCCCAAATTCAAGCTGGAATATTCTCAGGAGTTGCAGGAAGTTCTTACCAAACTAG GTCTTGGGGAAATGTTCCTGAATCCCAATTTGGGTGGGATCGCAGACGGCCCCCTGCTGGTGTCCAGTGTAATGCACAAGTCTGGCATGGAGATAAACGAGGACGGCGCGAGGGCTGCCGCAGCCACAACGACCATCATCTCGAGGGCATCCAATCCTATTTTTCACCTCAGTCAGCCTTTCTTCTTTGTGCTAATGGATGATGTAACCCACATACCAATCTTCATGGGTGTCATCAATAACCCCAATCCCGGAGCCCCTGTCCTGCAGAGGGGGGATGTTGGAAGTAAAGATAAAGTAGGATTCCCAACTGACAAGAATCACATGGGCTCATTTGAATTTAATCCTAAATAG
- the wdr81 gene encoding WD repeat-containing protein 81, producing the protein MEGLMQAVERDLGVDRRQQGQGPRPGELVALVPTRWVMGLREKRVLRCARFESSSAAEISTHLWSSQTKLPPGWTRVCIQGLRKSKLSYRLARDPCHREMELLSQNSYVKTMQSVSQHNVRNLWREAHYKLVQAYTGPSEQMHITAVDAVRHALEKLFNLTFISPDKGSPSLSPAREKEKDIFLPPSSSCFSKSQSDNLCPNVLPAECLLETAEMMYVILPYTQYSLHDIVSFSPAKLANSHAKVLFIIYQVLVAMRACHTAGLSCGELSLQDIAVDEQLCSHLKLNLSHYEDLGSEEADRDDGVSQEPKNALPTDIKCLSQENNRLCKDCFDELKALVLDWVHGRVSNFYYLMELNRLAGRREGDPNYHPVLPWVVDFTVPFGKFRDLRRSKFRLNKGDKQLDFTYEMTKEALAAATGNGIGVGGDLSVGVGGAAQSEHLHVPHHISDVLSDITYYVYKARQTPKSVLCSHVRSQWEPNEYPATMERMQSWTPDECIPEFYTDPSIFSSIHPDMPDLDVPSWCKSCEEFIEVHRDLLESRDVSQHLHHWIDLTFGYKLSGKEAIKAKNVCLHLVDNHTNLTTYGVVQLFDQPHPPRLSASQYAPAEPPILGLAALNVPSLHIPSVDAVVDTLDGMIPESKGCESSGWITVDKDDDLEQGTEAIDSLASTGSSTSISCPVNLPTISAGGGKISGERTAHASQSPSPLTNDFSSGIAPALRSAVLQKGGPMNKKHGENVVTTNTEEVKIILPEGFIPLQPLEELEKLNNFLVKSIHAEILHPSKSSCPRREGLKTEPGPSITNLFQRDVQALGVFTAEIFYAAKLRGLKADTPLRQRFQAVIKLCSANLRDVPLSLHHALESLLLLEKHAKVAHREEPVCPEPLLFNYDPIYDGLPPPSPHQLLNSIISPFPFPSYFAALHDFIFSYHGKMGTMCSLQGRDIVFHLWQQLEALLRTNITAEGLEILLPFILALMLEESTAVYAAWYLFEPISTVLGPRNANKYLLKPLINVYENPHCLKGRFYLYTDCFVLQLIMRLGLQAFLSSLLPHVLQVLTGFESSGTGGEGFKGLRTGICNLGEEEEEDFQDGKARPSSASVGGNMGSNSGVSGGVGLVGDTGLVDYSSGISLNDQVFLSEAEDFQNEFYVNSGDGVGGGKQQNQNSASKDQDQESLSVGKLSDKSSTSELSLGDDSMRDRASLKSADSSQDLKHASEGEEIGELEEEELASDGKEEMGHAASLNLDLTDSGSTLTTLQGEINGMRLDETDKGIVDDQEEEEDDRDPSEETEEKEQKILLDTVCKTVRWLSAKLGPTVTSRYVARNLLRLLTNCYIGPENHQFVSPPSVESLLESVGMGSVYEKKPVVGDQTAGPVLDCLIYIAQLYGEPVLTYQYLPYIGYLVSPPSSQRLNTRKEASLLGAVALTQKIIVFLSDTTLMDMLMKINQDVLLPLLDLITTPRMGFPNGVQTRIAVCLKTLSLMALICLRIGREMVQQHMADTLRRFFAVFSLMHSLQPQLNHAPRRVVGEVTLVDVCTPEGSNVTYEMGVLEELQTVFNSEMAYASYIPFYCLIGDFAIRKLVPNHELVWQLAQSYHQSLSQGTSETSLSSSPRLEPTSSSGLGRQVGCNPFPAPAHSSTVQGDSLPESGTFGSHLVGNRIQVSHDNESDGNANHSLASSWGRTGHTTPIITTAATFSAPSTGASSSSTWITGLSPEDSALKQELPRSTRSLQGNWLAYWQYEIGINQQDSHFHFHQIRLQSFLGHSGTVKCLSPLLGEDFFLSGSKDKTVKLWPLYNYGDGTQEVDPRQTYSEHRKSVFYVGQLETSQEVVSCDGTVHVWDQYTGKPIRLYEAVDGKNPITAVTTMPAPHCSVVFGSADSVLRFIDPRKPGLQHEFRLAYNNISAGLIRYLAVSPSGRTVAAGFSSGFIVLLDARTGLILKGWPAHEGDILQMKAAEGNLVISSSTDYTLSVWKDLENKPLRQYKSQSDHIHAFDLYGSQIVTGTVASKIGVYSMADISLSPVSSTKLSTENFRGTLTSLAVLPTKRLLLLGSDNGAIRLLA; encoded by the exons ATGGAGGGGCTGATGCAGGCAGTGGAGCGAGACTTGGGAGTTGACCGGCGGCAGCAGGGGCAGGGGCCCCGTCCTGGAGAGCTCGTAGCCTTGGTTCCTACGCGCTGGGTGATGGGCCTCAGGGAGAAGAGGGTTTTGCGCTGTGCTCGCTTTGAAAGCAGCAGCGCGGCAGAAATCTCCACACATCTCTGGTCTTCACAGACAAAGCTGCCACCTGGCTGGACACGAGTGTGCATTCAGGGTCTGAGGAAAAGTAAGCTGAGCTACAGATTGGCCAGGGATCCGTGCCATCGTGAAATGGAACTGCTTTCGCAGAACTCGTATGTTAAAACCATGCAGAGTGTGTCACAGCATAATGTCAG aAATCTCTGGCGAGAAGCTCATTACAAACTTGTGCAAGCATATACTGGCCCCAGTGAGCAAATGCATATTACCGCTGTAGATGCAGTACGCCATGCACTGGAGAAGCTCTTCAATTTGACATTTATCTCACCAGACAAAGGTTCACCTTCCCTCTCTCCAGccagagagaaggaaaaagacatatttttgccACCCAGCTCATCCTGCTTTTCAAAGTCCCAGTCAGACAATCTTTGCCCTAATGTCCTCCCTGCAGAATGTTTGCTGGAGACGGCAGAAATGATGTATGTGATTCTACCGTACACTCAATATTCACTTCACGACATTGTGTCCTTCAGCCCAGCAAAGCTTGCCAACAGTCATGCCAAAGTCTTGTTTATCATCTACCAGGTTCTAGTAGCTATGCGGGCATGCCATACAGCAGGCCTTTCTTGTGGAGAGCTGTCTCTTCAGGACATAGCAGTCGATGAGCAACTCTGCAGCCATCTCAAACTCAATCTTTCTCATTATGAGGACCTGGGATCAGAAGAGGCAGACAGGGATGATGGTGTAAGCCAAGAACCAAAAAATGCCCTGCCAACAGACATTAAGTGTTTGAGCCAAGAGAACAATAGACTGTGTAAGGACTGCTTTGATGAGCTGAAGGCACTGGTTCTGGATTGGGTTCATGGACGAGTCAGTAACTTCTATTACTTGATGGAGTTGAACAGGTTGGCTGGACGGCGGGAAGGGGATCCTAACTATCACCCAGTGCTGCCTTGGGTTGTGGATTTTACAGTCCCTTTTGGAAAATTTCGGGACCTCAGGAGGTCAAAATTCAGGCTCAACAAGGGGGACAAGCAGCTGGACTTCACATATGAGATGACCAAAGAGGCATTGGCAGCTGCAACGGGTAATGGAATTGGGGTAGGTGGAGATCTCAGTGTCGGTGTTGGAGGTGCTGCACAGTCCGAGCACCTGCATGTGCCTCATCACATATCTGATGTGCTGTCAGACATTACCTACTATGTCTACAAAGCCAGACAGACTCCCAAGTCAGTGCTTTGTAGCCATGTTAGGTCACAGTGGGAGCCCAATGAATACCCAGCGACTATGGAGCGCATGCAGAGCTGGACTCCTGATGAATGCATTCCAGAATTTTACACAGATCCTTCCATTTTCAGCTCAATCCACCCAGACATGCCCGATCTGGATGTGCCTTCTTGGTGCAAGTCATGTGAAGAGTTTATTGAGGTACATCGGGACCTTCTGGAGAGCAGAGATGTCTCCCAGCATTTACATCACTGGATAGATCTTACGTTTGGTTATAAGCTGTCAGGTAAAGAAGCTATCAAGGCCAAGAATGTGTGCCTGCACCTTGTGGACAACCACACAAATCTGACTACCTATGGTGTAGTTCAGCTATTTGACCAGCCCCACCCACCGCGCTTATCTGCTTCCCAATATGCCCCAGCAGAACCTCCTATTCTTGGCCTTGCTGCTCTTAATGTGCCTTCCTTACACATCCCTTCTGTTGATGCCGTTGTTGACACTTTGGATGGAATGATACCAGAATCCAAAGGGTGCGAGTCCTCTGGTTGGATCACGGTAGATAAGGATGATGATCTTGAACAAGGTACAGAAGCTATAGACTCATTAGCTTCCACTGGCTCATCCACCTCTATATCTTGCCCTGTCAATCTGCCAACTATCAGTGCAGGTGGAGGTAAAATTAGCGGCGAGCGCACAGCACATGCATCTCAGTCTCCAAGTCCACTGACAAATGATTTCTCAAGTGGCATAGCTCCTGCTTTAAGAAGTGCAGTGTTACAAAAAGGTGGCCcaatgaacaaaaaacatggagaaaatgttGTTACTACCAACACAGAAGAAGTTAAAATCATTCTACCTGAAGGTTTCATCCCGTTGCAACCATTAGAAGAACTGGAGAAGTTAAATAACTTCTTGgtaaaaagtattcatgctGAAATTTTGCATCCTTCAAAATCTTCTTGCCCAAGAAGAGAGGGTTTGAAAACTGAACCTGGACCTTCTATCACCAACCTCTTCCAAAGAGATGTGCAGGCACTCGGTGTTTTCACGGCAGAGATATTCTATGCCGCCAAACTTAGAGGCCTGAAAGCAGACACTCCACTCAGACAGCGTTTCCAGGCTGTCATCAAGCTGTGCTCTGCAAACCTCCGCGATGTGCCTCTGTCTTTGCACCATGCTCTTGAGTCCTTGTTGCTCTTAGAAAAGCATGCTAAAGTAGCACACAGAGAAGAACCAGTTTGCCCAGAGCCTCTTCTTTTCAATTATGACCCTATCTACGATGGCCTCCCTCCTCCAAGCCCTCATCAGTTGTTGAATTCCATCATTAGTCCCTTTCCCTTCCCTTCCTATTTTGCTGCACTTCACGATTTTATCTTCTCCTACCATGGCAAGATGGGTACTATGTGTAGCCTTCAGGGAAGAGACATTGTCTTCCACCTGTGGCAGCAGCTTGAAGCACTGTTGCGGACTAACATCACTGCTGAAGGTCTTGAGATTCTCTTGCCCTTCATTTTAGCCCTCATGCTAGAGGAATCCACTGCGGTCTATGCTGCTTGGTACCTTTTTGAGCCCATCTCTACAGTCCTAGGTCCCAGAAATGCAAACAAGTACTTACTAAAGCCGCTGATCAACGTTTATGAAAACCCCCACTGTCTCAAAGGACGTTTCTATCTCTACACTGACTGTTTTGTCCTTCAACTGATTATGAGGCTTGGTCTCCAGGCCTTCCTCTCAAGCCTACTCCCACATGTGCTGCAAGTTCTAACTGGCTTTGAAAGCTCGGGCACTGGTGGAGAAGGTTTTaaaggactgagaactggcatCTGTAACcttggagaggaggaggaagaggatttCCAGGATGGCAAAGCGCGGCCATCATCTGCGTCTGTCGGTGGCAACATGGGCAGTAACAGTGGGGTGAGTGGAGGAGTTGGGCTGGTCGGAGACACCGGACTAGTTGACTACTCCTCTGGCATCAGTCTCAATGACCAAGTGTTTCTTTCAGAAGCTGAGGACTTTCAGAATGAATTTTATGTCAACAGTGGAGACGGTGTTGGTGGTGGGAAGCAGCAAAACCAGAACTCTGCAAGCAAGGATCAAGATCAGGAATCTTTAAGTGTGGGCAAATTAAGTGACAAAAGCAGCACAAGTGAGCTCTCTCTGGGTGATGATTCCATGCGGGACAGAGCCAGTCTGAAATCTGCAGACAGCAGCCAGGATCTGAAACATGCTAGTGAGGGAGAGGAAATCGGAGAGTTAGAGGAAGAAGAGCTAGCCAGCGATGGGAAGGAGGAGATGGGTCACGCAGCTTCCCTCAATCTTGACCTCACAGATTCAGGTTCCACTCTCACAACTCTTCAAGGAGAGATTAACGGGATGAGACTTGATGAGACTGACAAAGGAATTGTAGATgatcaggaggaagaggaagacgaCAGAGATCCATCAGAGGAGACCGAGGAGAAAGAGCAAAAGATTCTTTTAG ATACAGTCTGCAAAACGGTTCGATGGCTATCAGCAAAACTCGGACCAACAGTGACGTCTCGATATGTTGCCAGAAATTTGCTGAGACTGCTTACAAACTGTTACATTG GACCTGAAAACCACCAGTTTGTTTCCCCGCCATCTGTGGAAAGCCTGCTGGAGAGTGTGGGAATGGGCAGTGTATATGAGAAAAAGCCTGTTGTTGGTGATCAAACAGCAGGCCCTGTTTTAGACTGTCTCATTTACATAGCTCAACTCTATGGAGAACCTGTTCTCACCTACCAGTACTTGCCTTACATTGGATATCTG GTGTCTCCACCATCTTCGCAGCGTCTTAACACGCGTAAGGAAGCAAGTCTGCTCGGCGCCGTAGCACTTACCCAGAAGATCATTGTCTTTCTCTCGGATACCACGCTAATGGACATGCTTATGAAAATCAATCAGGATGTGCTCCTTCCACTTCTAGATCTGATTACTACGCCGCGAATGGG GTTCCCCAACGGGGTACAAACCCGCATTGCTGTCTGCCTCAAGACTCTGAGCCTAATGGCTCTCATCTGTCTGCGCATTGGGAGGGAGATGGTGCAACAGCACATGGCTGACACTTTGCGTCGcttctttgctgttttctctctgaTGCATTCTCTCCAGCCCCAG CTAAATCATGCCCCGCGGAGAGTTGTGGGAGAAGTAACACTGGTGGATGTTTGTACACCCGAGGGGTCAAATGTAACGTACGAGATGGGGGtcttggaggagctgcagactgTATTTAACTCTGAGATGGCCTATGCCTCCTACATCCCCTTCTACTGTCTCATAG GTGACTTTGCCATTCGGAAACTGGTCCCAAATCATGAACTCGTCTGGCAACTGGCCCAGTCGTATCATCAGAGTTTGAGCCAGGGGACCTCGGAGACCAGCCTCAGCTCGTCCCCCCGGCTGGAGCCAACCTCTTCCTCTGGCCTTGGCAGACAAGTTGGCTGTAACCCATTCCCCGCCCCCGCACACAGCTCCACCGTGCAGGGAGACTCCCTCCCCGAGTCGGGCACGTTTGGAAGCCACCTGGTGGGGAACCGCATCCAAGTGTCCCACGACAACGAATCCGACGGCAACGCCAACCACAGTCTGGCCAGCTCTTGGGGACGCACCGGCCACACGACTCCCATCATCACCACCGCCGCCACGTTTTCCGCTCCTTCAACAGGTGCGTCCTCCTCTTCCACCTGGATAACGGGCCTCTCCCCGGAGGACAGCGCCCTAAAGCAAGAGCTCCCCCGTAGCACCCGCTCTCTACAGGGCAACTGGTTGGCCTACTGGCAGTATGAGATCGGTATTAACCAGCAAGATTCCCATTTCCACTTTCACCAAATCAGACTGCAGAGCTTCTTAGGCCATTCAGGGACCGTGAAATGTCTGTCTCCGCTGTTGGGAGAAGATTTCTTCCTGTCCGGGAGCAAAGACAAAACCGTGAAGCTTTGGCCCCTTTATAACTATGGCGACGGGACTCAGGAGGTGGATCCCAGGCAGACGTACAGCGAGCATCGGAAGTCTGTGTTCTACGTGGGTCAGCTGGAGACATCACAGGAAGTCGTTAGCTGTGATGGCACTGTCCATGTGTGGGACCAGTATACAG GCAAGCCAATCCGTTTGTATGAAGCCGTGGACGGGAAGAATCCAATTACAGCCGTCACCACAATGCCAGCTCCACACTGCAGCGTTGTGTTTGGCAGTGCGGATTCTGTTCTCCGCTTCATTGATCCTCGAAAGCCTGGATTGCAG CATGAATTTCGGTTGGCGTACAACAACATCAGCGCGGGGCTCATCCGCTACCTGGCAGTCAGCCCCTCAGGACGCACGGTAGCGGCGGGATTCTCCTCAGGATTCATTGTTCTGCTCGACGCCCGCACAGGCCTCATACTGAAGGGCTGGCCAGCTCATGAAGGAGACATTCTCCAAATGAAG gcagCAGAGGGCAACCTGGTGATCAGCTCCTCCACCGACTACACCCTGAGCGTGTGGAAGGATCTGGAAAACAAGCCGCTGCGCCAGTACAAGTCGCAGTCCGACCACATCCACGCCTTCGACCTGTACGGCTCGCAGATCGTCACCGGGACGGTGGCCAGCAAGATCGGGGTGTACTCCATGGCCGACATCTCCCTGAGCCCCGTGAGCAGCACGAAGCTGAGCACGGAGAACTTCCGCGGCACCCTGACCAGCCTGGCTGTGCTGCCCACCAagaggctgctgctgcttggcTCCGACAACGGCGCCATCAGGCTGTTAGCTTAA